In a genomic window of Streptomyces roseoviridis:
- the asnB gene encoding asparagine synthase (glutamine-hydrolyzing) — translation MCRILGSLAASADRPDPAELAAVSARQRHGGPDEHQVLSGPGWSLGCDRLAVTDPCGGRQPYRLPHLPGILAVLNGEIYNHAELRRRLAARGHRFPDRCDGTLLPALYAEYGPAFAEHLDGMFAVAVLDLRPGNAQLLLAVDDMGMKPVHLHHDPRDGSTRFASEIPALLAFEGVRIAPREDSLDTVLATRTSYSAHTALDGVTVLPPGATALVRPGRAPVVRRRAPHAARPLGDTQDVLRHEVRRLATADAPVCAVTSGGLDSGLVTALAAEHARETDAPPLHTFHLTYRGKWPGSEAAYARAVARRARTVHHEVTVDPQEIPSLLTRTVRHLGQPNADPIALSTYALFRAVRENGFTVALTGDGADELFGGYDRMRAALTSPPGVDWAASYADALSAAPRLLREHLYTSSYAAFIADQGSAADRIEQELRSAEAAGADRADVMSAFETRWRLPAYHLRRVDHLSMAWAVEARLPFCQPSVVAHARALPPGARHGKRALYEAGAELLPAAVLNRPKQPFTLPIAAMIAPGGPLLDTVRELLSPARLVLGGRIRADRVNKLLNRHLERPNQHIALALWALAVHELWTDVVQGMRIPLGCAAA, via the coding sequence ATGTGCAGGATTCTCGGCTCCCTCGCCGCGTCGGCGGACCGCCCCGACCCGGCCGAACTCGCGGCGGTCTCGGCCCGCCAGCGGCACGGCGGACCCGACGAGCACCAGGTGCTCAGCGGCCCCGGCTGGTCGCTCGGATGCGACCGGCTCGCCGTCACCGACCCGTGCGGCGGCCGGCAGCCCTACCGGCTGCCCCACCTGCCCGGCATCCTCGCCGTGCTCAACGGGGAGATCTACAACCACGCCGAGCTGCGCCGCCGCCTCGCCGCGCGCGGCCACCGCTTCCCCGACCGCTGCGACGGCACGCTGCTGCCCGCCCTCTACGCCGAGTACGGGCCGGCCTTCGCCGAGCACCTCGACGGCATGTTCGCCGTCGCCGTCCTCGACCTGCGGCCCGGCAACGCCCAACTCCTCCTCGCCGTCGACGACATGGGCATGAAGCCGGTCCACCTCCACCACGACCCCCGCGACGGCTCCACCCGCTTCGCCTCCGAGATCCCCGCCCTGCTCGCCTTCGAGGGCGTGCGGATCGCCCCGCGCGAGGACTCCCTCGACACCGTCCTCGCCACCCGCACCTCCTACTCCGCGCACACCGCCCTCGACGGCGTCACCGTCCTGCCGCCCGGCGCCACCGCCCTCGTGCGGCCCGGCCGGGCGCCCGTCGTCCGGCGCCGCGCACCGCACGCCGCGCGGCCCCTCGGCGACACGCAGGACGTGCTGCGGCACGAGGTGCGCCGGCTCGCCACCGCCGACGCCCCGGTCTGCGCCGTCACCAGCGGCGGCCTCGACTCCGGACTCGTCACCGCGCTCGCCGCCGAGCACGCCCGCGAGACGGACGCGCCGCCGCTGCACACCTTCCACCTCACCTACCGCGGCAAGTGGCCCGGCTCCGAGGCCGCGTACGCCCGCGCCGTCGCCCGCCGGGCCAGGACCGTGCACCACGAGGTGACCGTCGACCCCCAGGAGATCCCCTCGCTGCTCACCCGCACCGTGCGGCACCTGGGGCAGCCCAACGCCGACCCGATCGCCCTGTCCACGTACGCGCTGTTCCGAGCCGTGCGCGAGAACGGCTTCACCGTCGCCCTCACCGGGGACGGGGCGGACGAGCTCTTCGGCGGCTACGACCGGATGCGGGCCGCGCTCACCTCCCCGCCCGGCGTCGACTGGGCCGCCTCCTACGCCGACGCCCTCTCCGCCGCCCCCCGACTCCTTCGGGAGCACCTGTACACCTCCTCGTACGCCGCCTTCATCGCCGACCAGGGCTCCGCCGCCGACCGGATCGAGCAGGAACTGCGGTCGGCGGAGGCGGCCGGGGCGGACCGGGCCGACGTGATGAGCGCCTTCGAGACCAGGTGGCGGCTGCCCGCGTACCACCTGCGGCGGGTCGACCACCTGTCGATGGCCTGGGCGGTCGAGGCGCGCCTGCCGTTCTGCCAGCCGTCCGTGGTCGCGCACGCGCGGGCGCTGCCGCCCGGGGCGCGGCACGGCAAGCGGGCGCTGTACGAGGCGGGCGCCGAGCTGCTGCCCGCGGCCGTCCTGAACCGGCCCAAGCAGCCCTTCACCCTGCCGATCGCCGCCATGATCGCCCCCGGCGGCCCGCTCCTCGACACGGTCCGGGAGCTGCTGTCGCCGGCGCGGCTCGTGCTCGGCGGCAGGATCCGCGCGGACCGGGTGAACAAGCTCCTCAACCGCCATCTGGAGCGCCCCAACCAGCACATCGCCCTCGCCCTGTGGGCGCTGGCCGTCCACGAGCTGTGGACGGACGTCGTCCAGGGCATGCGCATCCCGCTGGGCTGTGCGGCCGCCTGA
- a CDS encoding PIG-L deacetylase family protein, whose protein sequence is MEDFAIDPTVRSAPESLLVVAAHPDDIEFCVSGTVMQWIERGTRVTYCIVTDGGAGGYDEALPRQAMADLRRAEQVHSAKLSGVADVRFLGYPDSFVEPSVDLRRDLCRVIRQVRPQRCIIPSPEINWARVADLHPDHRAVGDACLRAIYPEARNPFAHPELLKQEGLEPWIVHELWLMTGPTPNQYVDVTPVFDRKVEALRIHTSQTAHFDDLAGLLRQWLSEHATAGGLPPGRMAEAFQIVHID, encoded by the coding sequence ATGGAGGACTTCGCGATCGACCCGACCGTCCGCAGTGCACCGGAATCACTGCTGGTGGTGGCGGCACACCCGGACGACATCGAGTTCTGCGTGAGCGGCACCGTCATGCAGTGGATCGAACGCGGCACCCGCGTCACGTACTGCATCGTCACGGACGGCGGCGCCGGCGGTTACGACGAGGCGCTCCCCCGCCAGGCGATGGCGGACCTGCGCCGCGCCGAACAGGTCCACTCCGCCAAACTCAGCGGCGTCGCCGACGTCCGCTTCCTCGGCTACCCCGACAGCTTCGTCGAACCCTCCGTCGACCTGCGCCGCGACCTGTGCCGGGTGATCCGCCAGGTCCGCCCGCAGCGCTGCATCATCCCGTCCCCCGAGATCAACTGGGCCCGCGTCGCCGACCTCCACCCCGACCACCGGGCCGTCGGCGACGCCTGCCTGCGCGCGATCTACCCCGAGGCCCGCAACCCCTTCGCCCACCCCGAACTGCTCAAACAGGAGGGCCTTGAGCCGTGGATCGTCCACGAGCTCTGGCTCATGACGGGGCCCACGCCGAACCAGTACGTGGACGTCACCCCGGTCTTCGACCGGAAGGTCGAGGCCCTGCGCATCCACACCTCCCAGACCGCCCACTTCGACGACCTGGCGGGACTCCTCCGGCAATGGCTCAGCGAACACGCGACGGCGGGCGGACTGCCGCCGGGCCGGATGGCGGAGGCGTTCCAGATCGTGCACATCGACTGA
- a CDS encoding DUF5701 family protein: MTDTTLSDSGSADILAPLPPLAAQAERLIELGVHELAGLPAEDVRAFAEGAGDARGALLAVHPERVPPSALAPLLRRDDKPGFVVVDMPDVDDFAPYGEAGVELPDAPLYLVDGVDRGDRMANWSPEEALPALTKEGRSPLVLSEGIHWVLQQPEALERNRCFMTIGSRLRKPKGTYDARTPAIWISNGTGRDGKERRNAPKVGWCWWGNRHTWLGFGSATGRR; encoded by the coding sequence TTGACCGACACCACCCTGTCCGATTCTGGTTCCGCCGACATCCTGGCCCCGCTGCCGCCGCTCGCCGCCCAGGCGGAGAGGCTGATCGAGCTGGGGGTGCACGAGCTCGCCGGGCTGCCGGCGGAGGACGTGCGCGCCTTCGCCGAGGGGGCCGGGGACGCGCGGGGCGCCCTGCTCGCCGTACACCCGGAGAGGGTGCCCCCCTCGGCGCTCGCGCCGCTGCTCCGCCGGGACGACAAGCCCGGGTTCGTCGTGGTCGACATGCCGGACGTCGACGACTTCGCCCCGTACGGCGAGGCGGGCGTGGAGCTGCCGGACGCGCCGCTGTATCTGGTCGACGGTGTCGACCGGGGCGACCGCATGGCGAACTGGAGCCCGGAGGAGGCGCTGCCCGCCCTCACCAAGGAGGGCCGTAGCCCGCTCGTGCTCAGTGAGGGCATCCACTGGGTGCTCCAGCAGCCGGAGGCGCTGGAGCGCAACCGCTGCTTCATGACGATCGGTTCGCGGCTGCGGAAGCCGAAGGGCACGTACGACGCCCGTACGCCGGCGATCTGGATCAGCAACGGCACGGGGCGGGACGGCAAGGAGCGGCGCAACGCGCCGAAGGTCGGCTGGTGCTGGTGGGGGAACCGGCACACGTGGCTCGGGTTCGGGTCGGCGACCGGTCGCAGGTAG
- a CDS encoding ATP-binding protein, translated as MTLPLTVELLALPKAVAEVRRMLPGDDLRLCVSELLTNVIQHVGEGTPVTVRVTAAPTGRVRVAVSDPDPRLWPVLREVPDGAECGRGMGIVDAVALRWGVDEAPYGKTVWCELPSSTVPVPALPPRHEA; from the coding sequence GTGACGCTGCCGCTCACGGTGGAGTTGCTGGCGCTGCCGAAGGCGGTGGCGGAGGTGCGGCGGATGCTGCCGGGGGATGATCTGCGGCTCTGCGTCAGCGAGTTGCTGACGAACGTGATCCAACACGTCGGGGAGGGCACCCCCGTCACCGTCCGGGTGACGGCGGCGCCCACCGGCCGGGTCAGGGTCGCGGTCAGCGACCCCGACCCCCGCCTCTGGCCCGTCCTGCGCGAGGTTCCGGACGGGGCCGAGTGCGGGCGGGGGATGGGGATCGTCGACGCGGTGGCGCTGCGGTGGGGCGTCGACGAGGCGCCGTACGGAAAGACCGTGTGGTGCGAACTCCCGTCGTCCACGGTCCCGGTCCCTGCCCTCCCACCCCGCCATGAAGCGTGA